The Wansuia hejianensis genomic interval CGATTGTAGCAATTGTCGGCCGGCCGAATGTGGGGAAATCCACGCTATTTAACGCGCTGGCAGGAGAAAATATTTCAATAGTTAAAGATACGCCGGGCGTTACCAGAGACAGGATTTATGCGGACGTGACCTGGCTGAATCACAGTTTTACGATCATTGATACGGGCGGGATTGAGCCTGAGAGCAGCGATGTGATTCTGAGCCAGATGAGAGAACAGGCGCTGATCGCCATGGATACCGCGGATGTGATCATCTTTTTGACAGATGTGCGCCAGGGGCTGGTTGATTCTGACGCCAAGGTGGCGGATATGCTGAGACGGAGCAGCAAGCCGGTAGTTCTTGCGGTGAATAAGGTGGACCATTTTGAACGCCAGATGATGGATGTCTATGAATTCTACAATCTGGGTATCGGCGAACCGGTCCCGATTTCAGCGGAGGGCAAGCAGGGTCTCGGAGATCTGCTGGATCAGGTGGCCGCTCATTTTGAAGACAGCCGCTCGGCAGAAGAAGGCGACGAAATCCCGAAGGTGGCCATCGTCGGAAAGCCAAATGTGGGTAAGTCTTCTATTATTAATAAACTGCTGGGGCAGAACCGGGTGATCGTATCAGATGTGGCAGGAACCACGAGAGACGCCATTGATACGACGGTCCGGTGGAATGGGAAAGACTATGTGTTTATTGATACAGCCGGCCTGCGGCGGAAGAGCAAAGTCCGGGAAGAGCTGGAGCGGTACAGCATCATACGGACGGTGACCGCCGTCGAGAGGGCGGATGTGGTGATCGTGGTCATCGACGCTGTCGAGGGGATTACAGAGCAGGACGCAAAGATTGCGGGGATTGCCCATGACCGGGGCAAGGGAATCATCGTGGCCATCAATAAATGGGATGCCATCGAGAAGAATGACAAAACGGTCAACGAATTTTCCGGAAAAGTGCGAAGTATCCTTTCCTTTATGCCCTATGCGGAAATATTGTTCGTATCTGCGGTGACCGGACAGAGGCTGCCTAAGCTGTTTGACACTATAGACATGGTGCTGGAAAATCAGACTCTGCGGGTTGCCACCGGAGTCTTGAATGAGATCCTGACAGAGGCGGTCGCGCTGCAGCAGCCCCCGTCAGACAAAGGGAAACGTCTTAAGATTTACTATATGACAGAGGTGGCTGTGAAGCCTCCGACCTTTGTAGTATTCGTGAACGATAAAAAGCTGATGCATTTTTCGTATCTGCGCTATTTGGAAAACCGTATCCGGGAGTCCTTTGGGTTCCGGGGTACCGCATTAAAATTCATTGTGAGAGAGAGAAGAGAGAAGGAACAATGACATGGAACGAGTAATCTGCCTGTTAATAGGATATGTATTTGGTATGTTTCAGACTGCATACTTATATGGAAAAGCCAACGGAATAGATATACGGACTAAGGGCAGCGGCAACGCGGGTACGACCAACGCGCTCCGCACGCTGGGGCTGAAGGCAGGGCTTATCACATTTGCCTGTGATGCTCTGAAATGTCTGCTGGCCGTACTGGTGACCTGGCTGATTTTCCGGAATTCACATCCGGAGATCACGAAACTGCTGGGGATCTACACATCCGCCGGGGTGATCCTGGGGCATAATTATCCCTTCTATCTGAAGTTCAAGGGAGGAAAGGGAATAGCCGCTACGGCAGGCATGATTATCGCATTCCTGGACTGGCATCTGATCGTGATCGGGCTGATCTGCTTTTTCGGCCTGTTTCTGACGACTCATTACGTATCTCTGGGCTCGCTGGCGCTGTCGGCGGAATTTCTGATCGGCGTCCTGGTATCCGGCCAGATGGGCCTGTACCATATGGAACAGCCGGCATTGAATGAAATGTATTTCATCATCGTACTGCTGACGGTGATGACTTTCTTCAAACACAGGGGCAATATCGTGCGCCTGATCCG includes:
- the plsY gene encoding glycerol-3-phosphate 1-O-acyltransferase PlsY: MERVICLLIGYVFGMFQTAYLYGKANGIDIRTKGSGNAGTTNALRTLGLKAGLITFACDALKCLLAVLVTWLIFRNSHPEITKLLGIYTSAGVILGHNYPFYLKFKGGKGIAATAGMIIAFLDWHLIVIGLICFFGLFLTTHYVSLGSLALSAEFLIGVLVSGQMGLYHMEQPALNEMYFIIVLLTVMTFFKHRGNIVRLIRGEERKTYLSKKQKSDL
- the der gene encoding ribosome biogenesis GTPase Der; this translates as MSKPIVAIVGRPNVGKSTLFNALAGENISIVKDTPGVTRDRIYADVTWLNHSFTIIDTGGIEPESSDVILSQMREQALIAMDTADVIIFLTDVRQGLVDSDAKVADMLRRSSKPVVLAVNKVDHFERQMMDVYEFYNLGIGEPVPISAEGKQGLGDLLDQVAAHFEDSRSAEEGDEIPKVAIVGKPNVGKSSIINKLLGQNRVIVSDVAGTTRDAIDTTVRWNGKDYVFIDTAGLRRKSKVREELERYSIIRTVTAVERADVVIVVIDAVEGITEQDAKIAGIAHDRGKGIIVAINKWDAIEKNDKTVNEFSGKVRSILSFMPYAEILFVSAVTGQRLPKLFDTIDMVLENQTLRVATGVLNEILTEAVALQQPPSDKGKRLKIYYMTEVAVKPPTFVVFVNDKKLMHFSYLRYLENRIRESFGFRGTALKFIVRERREKEQ